A region of Oxyura jamaicensis isolate SHBP4307 breed ruddy duck chromosome 5, BPBGC_Ojam_1.0, whole genome shotgun sequence DNA encodes the following proteins:
- the LOC118167512 gene encoding uncharacterized protein LOC118167512, with the protein MVGFQKEGFLKNSTSQGRDQLPVQVADVTGEQDGEVPGSSGQAGRHRGSSPSTPAEEQESSVPASDEDSPARTTESWQWPLSSSETHSNVGEDFEGFQTPARTPECTMDIQSPGDQSLSRTPQFESDSPEEEGNDEMNEEHRGVEPVPRDRGWRGQPQLTEGEKLLMETNSRIVQLLENIKREHAQSMGLMSQSMGRMELQLGIVATSTRAIHNYLSEILAFLKQPRTQVLETRISQRATPHVELTCASTWTGEDAVAASTVCLPGAEGTSDSREPPQATLPCRSGRLQRAITERASLPMPTRQAKGGGKKK; encoded by the coding sequence ATGTCACTGGGGAACAAGATGGGGAGGTTCCTGGATCCTCGGGGCAAGCTGGCCGTCACCGAGGGAGCTCACCGTCCACGCCGGCCGAAGAACAGGAATCCTCGGTGCCTGCCTCTGATGAAGACTCACCGGCCAGGACCACAGAGAGCTGGCAGTGGCCGTTGTCCTCATCTGAAACGCACAGCAACGTTGGGGAAGATTTTGAGGGATTTCAAACACCAGCGCGGACTCCAGAGTGTACCATGGACATACAGTCTCCCGGGGATCAGTCACTCAGTAGGACTCCTCAGTTTGAAAGTGACTCTCCTGAGGAGGAGGGCAATGATGAAATGAATGAAGAGCACCGCGGTGTTGAGCCTGTCCCTAGGGATCGGGGTTGGAGAGGGCAGCCCCAGCTAACAGAGGGAGAGAAGCTGTTGATGGAAACCAACAGTAGGAttgtgcagctgctggaaaataTCAAGAGGGAGCATGCACAGTCCATGGGTCTCATGTCACAGTCCATGGGCCgcatggagctgcagctgggcatTGTGGCTACCTCCACAAGAGCCATCCATAACTACCTGTCAGAGATTTTAGCTTTCCTCAAGCAGCCAAGGACACAGGTCCTTGAAACACGCATCTCCCAAAGAGCCACCCCCCACGTCGAGTTAACCTGTGCCTCGACATGGACTGGTGAGGACGCAGTGGCAGCCTCCACTGTGTGCTTACCAGGGGCTGAAGGGACGAGCGACTCTCGAGAACCACCGCAGGCCACTCTGCCTTGTCGCAGTGGCCGGCTGCAGAGAGCCATAACCGAGAGGGCCTCATTGCCCATGCCTACACGCCAGGCaaaagggggagggaagaaaaaataa